Proteins encoded in a region of the Sceloporus undulatus isolate JIND9_A2432 ecotype Alabama chromosome 11, SceUnd_v1.1, whole genome shotgun sequence genome:
- the MED31 gene encoding mediator of RNA polymerase II transcription subunit 31, whose translation MESEEGGQRLRFQMELEFVQCLANPNYLNFLAQRGYFKDKAFVNYLKYLLYWKEPEYAKYLKYPQCLHMLELLQHEHFRKELVNAQCAKFIDEQQILHWQHYSRKRMRLQQALAEQQPPMQPTQPPPPPPPPPQQPQPPSQQQQQPPMQPMQPQQLQQNSTSVK comes from the exons ATGGAGAGCG AGGAAGGCGGGCAGCGGCTGCGCTTCCAAATGGAGCTGGAGTTCGTGCAGTGCCTGGCCAACCCCAACTACCTCAACT TCCTGGCTCAGAGGGGATACTTCAAGGACAAAGCCTTCGTCAATTACCTGAAGTACTTGCTCTACTGGAAGGAGCCGGAGTACGCCAAATACCTCAA GTACCCCCAGTGCCTCCACATGCTGGAGCTGCTGCAGCACGAACACTTCCGCAAGGAGCTGGTGAACGCCCAGTGCGCCAAGTTCATAGACGAGCAGCAGATCCTCCACTGGCAGCACTACTCCCGCAAGCGCATGCGCCTCCAGCAGGCCCTGGCCGAGCAGCAGCCCCCCATGCAGCCCACacaaccgccgccgccgcctcctcctcctccacaacaGCCACAGCCGCCttcgcagcagcagcaacagccgcCCATGCAACCCATGCAGCCGCAGCAGCTCCAGCAGAACAGCACCTCCGTCAAGTGA
- the TXNDC17 gene encoding thioredoxin domain-containing protein 17: protein MGFEEVSVRGFAEFDRVAKEKQRQNKNKAPVFAYFSGDKDPASGGSWCPDCVKAEPIVRSQLPQLPEGAVFIYCQVGQREYWKDPNNEFRRVLKLTGVPTLLRYGTPQKLVEEECFKPDLIRMLFTEDS, encoded by the exons ATGGGCTTCGAGGAGGTCTCGGTCCGCGGCTTCGCGGAGTTCGATCGCGTCGCCAAAGAGAAGCAGCGGCAGAACAAGAATAAAGCCCCGGTCTTCGCCTACTTCAGCGGCGACAAGGACCCGGCCTCCGGAGGCAGCTGGTGCCCCGACTGCGTCAAGG CGGAGCCCATCGTCCGGTCCCAGCTGCCCCAGCTCCCCGAGGGCGCCGTCTTCATCTACTGCCAAGTCGGACAGAGGGAATA CTGGAAAGACCCCAACAACGAGTTCAGGAGGGTCCTGAAGCTGACCGGAGTGCCCACGCTCCTCAGATACGGGACC cctcagaagctgGTGGAAGAAGAGTGCTTTAAGCCGGATCTCATACGGATGCTGTTTACAGAAGACAGCTGA